The following is a genomic window from Choloepus didactylus isolate mChoDid1 chromosome 5, mChoDid1.pri, whole genome shotgun sequence.
GATGCAATCCAAAGCTTCAAGCAGTGTGGTTCCACTGGCATTGCCATCCTTACGGGTGACTTTCCATCCCTTGAACCAAGGCATGTTAGCACTTGGCTCCAGCATGTTGTCACCATTCCAACCAGAAATTGGCACAAATGCTACTGTGTCGGGGTTGTagccaattttcttaatgtaggtgctgACTTCCTTAACGATTTCCTCGTATCTCTTCTGGCTGTAGGGTGGCTCAGTAGAATCCATTTTGTTAACAccaacaattagttgtttcacacccAGTGTGTAAGCCAGAAGAGCATGCTCACGGGTCTGCCCATTCTTGGAGATACCAGCTTCAAATTCACCAACACCAGCAGCAACAATCAGGACAGCACAGTCAGCCTGAGATGTGCctgtaatcatgtttttaataaagtctctGTGCCCTGGGGCATCAATGATGGTCACATAGTACTTGCTGGTCTCAAATTTCCACAGGGAGATATCAATGGTAATACCACGCTCACGTTCAGCTTTCAGTTTATCCAAGACCCAGGCATATTTGAAGgacccctttcccatctcagcagcctccttctcaaatttttcGATGGTTCTTTTGTCGATTCCACCACATTTGTAGATCAGGTGGCCAGTAGTGGTGGATTTGCCCGAATCTACGTGTCCAATAACGACAATGTTGAtatgagtcttttcctttcccattttggcttaagAATCAGGGATGGTTTTCACGACACCTGTGTTCCGGCGGCAAACCCGTTGcctagccttgatttttgaagacgattgtataacaatggagcttacatggtgtgactgagcgattgtgaaaaccttttggctcacactccctttatccagcgtatggacagatgagtagaaaaatgggaacaaaaagtaaatgaatagtagggaggattggagatgggttgttttgggttttcttcttacttgtattttcattcttgtttttattattttattttattgtatttattttaatttttggactaatgaaaatgttcaaaaattgattttggtgttgAATGTAtgattatatgatgatactgtgagcagttgattgtatactgtggatgattgtagggtatatgactatatttcaataaaactgaatttttaaaaaaccccagCAACCCAGATGTTATATTTGCATGAATATGTTCAGTAGAATATGAGGCAGTCACATTCCTTGAGGATTTCCAAGCTATTTATGTGTGGGCTTGTATAAGTTCTTGGTTATTGGCTACATTAAGTAGAAGGTTATGAAAATGGCATGTTTACTTTCGATGTCCAGGATTTCAACATTTCAGGGAAATTATGTGCTAAGGCTTATGAACATAAAGCCACAttctaagtaaaatatataattattacaaATAAACTGTGAGAACTCTGCTATCATTTGCTGTGGTTAGCACTGTAAAGCAAATTACTATATGTTTTGTTTAAATAGTTTGTATCACAAATTGCAAGGTAACTACATACTATATTCTTTTCCTAGAATAATTAATATAACCACTAATAGTAATAGTTTACATGACTGtaattgttttcatcttttatgCTGTTCTTTTCCATTAAGTGTTTTGAACAGGAGTTCACTGATTTTATCCTTTTGTTGTGGATAAAGAGGAAAATTGAAGATTATCTCTTTTGGCAGTCCTTAGAGCCTTAGAGATTTGATTTTACTACTGTGTGGAAGATAGTTCTTCGGTTTAAATTCTatgattttcatttaaaagtCTTCCTGTATATGTtcctttggaaattttcagtaGGTGTTTAATTAGAAAATTGAGGTAAATGCTACCAATAGATAAGaacaatagtttttaatttccCCTACACTATAAATGTCTCTTGAACCCAATTACTCCTCTCTGTCCTCACTCTACTGCATCTGCCAAAGCACTATCCGTAGTCCTTAATATTTCCACCAGGAAACtgtttctcttcctcagtttcactcttgtttattctgttttctgaatAAATGTCACTCCTTCAGCGAGGAAATCCCTTGTCTCTCAAAGGAAAACAGCACCTCCAAACTCTTTCCACTACCTTGTCTTATATTTCTTTGAAACATGTGTCTGCcgttatttgaaaatgtttgacTCTCTCCTCTCTAGAAGGTAAATTCCATTGGTTCAGGCACTTTATCTCCTTTGATCCCTGTTATATCCACAGCATCTAGAAAAGTCCTTGGCATAAAGCAGAACTTTGGGTGGGCAGTGTGGGTGCACAAACCTGGGAACCATTGGTGGCCTCGGTCTGATTTAGAATTCCGCCACAGAATGCACTTGCCCTCCTTTGTGCGTTAATACATACTGTTGCTTAAAGATTGCAAACaaatctattaaaaaagaaagaaatttaaaaaaaaaaaaatacaaactaaacatttgtttaaaaaaagaataaggttAACAAATGGCTTAGTATGTTTGTATTTCAAGTGACAATTTCTAAAATACACTGTGCTTTAACTATGGTTTAATAGTTGATTTAACTATTATCAAACAACAGAGGCCTAGTCAAAGACATATTTGATATATGGATTAAAATTTCCATTCAAGTTAAACTTTTATTAGTCCAGAAAGAGTATATGTAAATTTAGTCCAGAGAAGAGTGTATGTTTTGGCCTATAGCTCTATGTTAATGTTCTtcatactaaaatatttattaagcttctTAATTCACGTGGTGTTCTGTGAAGGATATGGCATCTTCACCATATGTTGTTGATGAGCCTCTTTGTCATTAATGAGTGGAGTGAttgcaattttttatttctacaatttAAATCTTTTCACTACCTAAGACATAGGTAGTGAATTTTGCAGAAGGATAACCGTTTGCTGAATCCCTCTGTGTTATCTCAGTCCACTTATCTATAAAATTACATGACTACTTATCATAAGATTCAAGCATTTTCCTCAATTTACTTACATAAATTTCCTAATTCACATGCCTGTTTATGCTTTATGGTTAGATGCATGAGATTTCCCACAAAATTAGTAGAAATTATGGTTTAGTTTAATTACCCTCCTTCATTGAGGATTTAAAAATAGCACTTTGGTGGAGGATCCTCTCTAGTTTTAGGAAAAATGCCCTATtcttcactctctcttttttctattaATCCTGACTTTTCTAGTTACAATGCTTGCAATTTATTGCAGTTCTTTACTTCCAGCTCCCCTTAGAATTTCtagtcacttttttctttttcttttaaaggatatttactgaaataaaatatttctgctaCTTTACTCTGTCTtactggttttaaaaaattagtcaAGACAATATAAATGTAAGCATTGTCCATTAGGAATTTCACCCCAAAGTATTTTTCATCTAATAAAAGCTAGGGAAGAAATACTATGAGGAAGAAACAGCAGATAACTcttaatcttttatttccataatgatTTCATTACTTAATCATATAATGTCTTTTGACTCTCTGAAATAGTATACCCTTggataaaaattttataataataatgctatttgccatgttttcttgccaaattaaaaagttttagtGAAATATCATGTGATTGCATCTATTCTCAGCAGTATTAtttgccctttctctctctcctctgtttGAATGAATCAAATCATGACTTCCACTAACATCTCAAACAATGTAAATTGAGTTACTTAAAACAAAACCACTCTACAGGAGTATTTCTAATATTGCAACTGGGGCTGATGGTGAGCTTCCTGCTCATTTGCCTGTAATTCTAAATCCAAAGTTTATATCAATAGCAGTTAAGTACACCTCATTGTAGCATAAGAACtcagaattatatatttttatgttactCAATCCTTAACCAGATATTTAATAGTAAAATCAAAtctcaaattatttcttttttgtcaataaagcaaagacaaaataaatgtgAGTTCATGAATATTCATCTACATTTTAGTCTCTTCCCAAATTATCAACTCGTGGCCCCTGCATTGTCATCGGTTATTCTGCTTTGTCCTGGAAAAATCACTGAGGATGTTTTCCACTTACAATTAAATTGGCTTAGGGATGATAGCCAATGCTTTTCTAAAAAAAGTAACCTGATGACAGTTTCACTGGCCTTGTttcatttttgaaacaaaaatgCCAAGTTTCcatcttcctttaattttgcctttGAAAAGTGAGAATGATAAATGACAGCTGTATGGTCCAGTTCAGCTTTTCACATTGAGAATGTATAATGGGCCATCTGATGTGCTTGAACATCATAATAGTTTTCCTTCCCCGAAAACACCAAAACAAACATGAAACCTGAAAACTTGGCCAGAAAACGAACCCTTGTAATTTTATTCAACAGGTAGGCAAACACCagattcttaatttttgttttttaacaactAGTCTGAGACAGGAAGGTATCAGAATCTAAAAGGCAGAATTGAAAATGGAGTAGGAATTTTGTGAACAACTCTGGCAGTAATCTAAGCTACTAATGGATATGAAATTTGTGAAAGACCTGTTGGTCCTTTACCTCATATCCTCATGAAACAACTATCATGATTATTCTCAATATCTTTACTGTTAGTGATGACtagtaataataaaattaatatttattgaatatccaCCATGTGCTAGGTTGTGTGTTGAGCACTTtaatgaactcttttttttttttttttttttagtggaaaagctgtaggtttacagaaaaatcatgcagaaaatacagagttctcatataccccttgtgcaggtttgaatctgttatgttccccagaaaagccatattctcttaatccaatcttgtgggtggaatcttttgattagatggtttccatggggatgtgacccacccaattgtgagtgggacttttttttaattcaattttattgagatacattcacataccatacagtcatccatggtgtacaatctagTTGTTCACAGTgctattatatagttgtacattcatcaccacaatcaatttttgaacatttttattaccacacatgaagaagaataagaataaaaattaaagtaaaaaagaacacccaaaatatcccataccccccatctttccctataattcatttactttttcttctcatgtgggtgggaccctttggttagattatttctatggattatttccattatttccatgtgaccctgcccattcaaggtgggtcttaattagtttactggagtccttaagaaagctcagagccaacacagatacagatgcttggagatgaagacagaaaggcattttgagatgctaagccaagagagatgcttagagagaaaatgcccagagacattttggagaaatgtctgttgaaaccagaaccaggagagaagttaagagatgaaatacagagtttgccctggggaagctaagagaggacccccagacacttagagagaaacaagcaaggacacacaggagctgagagagaaaagctaagacagaagctcggagacattttggagaaagcaatggaaatgagatgctaaccctgggagaggtcCAGCAGACtgcagccatgtaccttcccatgtgacagagtaaccccagaagccatcagcctttcttcaatgaaggcatccttttgttgatgccttcgtttggacattttcatggccttagaactgtgaatttgtgaactaataaacccccattataaaagccaatccatttctggtgtattgcatttccggcagcttcagcaaactggaacatccctccccacacacacagttttccctattattaacattttatattggtgtggtacctttcttACAAGTGATgcaacaatattattatatttgtattattatctAGAGTCCATAGTCATTATATTTGTTGTGcagtcctatgggttttttttttttttaagtttaattctGGTAACATTTATATGCCCtacaatttccccttttaaccacattcaaatatatgattcagtggtgttaattacattcacaatgttgtgttaccatcatcaccacccattaccaaaacttttccatctccccaaacagaaacttgacCAATTAAACACAGACTCCCAAATTCCTACTCCCTACCACCCCCCAACCCCtgtccagcccctggcaacccacatttttagtttctaacccttatgaatttgctaattctaattatttaatatcaatgaggtaatataatatttgtccttttgtgaatggcttatttctctcaaattgatgtcttcaaggttcatccatgtatcacATATATcataactttgttcctttttatgattgaataatattgcattgtatgtatgtaccacattttgtttatccattcatctgttgatggacacttgacttgcttccatcttttggcaattgtgaatgatgctgctatgaacatcagtgtgcaaatatttatttgagtccctgcttcaatttatttgagtatatacctagaagtggggttgctgggtcatatggtaattctataattaactttctgaggaacccccaaactcttttccacagcaactgcagcattttacattcccacaaacaatgaatgactgttcctatttatccacatcctctccaacatttgtagttttctgttttgtttttttttaatagtggcctttctagtaggtgtgaaatgatatctcaatgtggttttgatttgcatttccccaatagctagtgatgatgagcatcttttcatgtgctttttagccatttgtatttcctctttggaaaatatctattcaagtcttttgccatttttaattggattgtttgtcttttaattgttgaattgtaggatttctttatatattctgcctATAAACCCTTATAGGATATGTGGTtcccagatattttctcccattgaatagggtgccttttcactttcttgacaaagtcctttcaagcacaaaagtttttaattttgaggagttccatttatctatttttttctttcattgcttgtactttgagtgtgaagtctaagaaaccattgcctaccctaagatcctgaagatgctttactcttatatttaggactttgatccattttgagttttgattgtgattatgttgaatctgtaaatagctttgggtagaattgacattttaacaatatttagtcttccaatccatggacatggattgtccttccatttatttagcttttctttgattttttaagcaatgttttttagttttccttgtataagttttttacatccttggttaaatctattcctagatatttgattcctttagtatTTAGCaactgtaaatgaaattttttcttgacttcctctttaaattgttcattactagtgtgtatagaaatagaaactctactgatttggggatgttgatcttgtactctgccattttgctgaattcatttattaactctgaTAGCTTTATTGTGgggttttcaggattttctataaacAATATcttgttatctgcaaatagggaatgttttacttcttcttttcttctttttattgcctaattgttAAGGCTGGAACTTcccatacaatgttgaataactgtggtgatagttcttgtcttgtttctgatcttagagggaaaactctCAATCTTTCACCATagagtatgattttagctgtaggtttttcatatatgcctttatcatgtta
Proteins encoded in this region:
- the LOC119534970 gene encoding elongation factor 1-alpha 1 is translated as MGKEKTHINIVVIGHVDSGKSTTTGHLIYKCGGIDKRTIEKFEKEAAEMGKGSFKYAWVLDKLKAERERGITIDISLWKFETSKYYVTIIDAPGHRDFIKNMITGTSQADCAVLIVAAGVGEFEAGISKNGQTREHALLAYTLGVKQLIVGVNKMDSTEPPYSQKRYEEIVKEVSTYIKKIGYNPDTVAFVPISGWNGDNMLEPSANMPWFKGWKVTRKDGNASGTTLLEALDCILPPTRPTDKPLRLPLQDVYKIGGIGTVPVGRVETGVLKPGMVVTFAPVNVTTEVKSVEMHHEALSEALPGDNVGFNVKNVSVKDVRRGNVAGDSKNDPPMEAAGFTAQVIILNHPGQISAGYAPVLDCHTAHIACKFAELKEKIDRRSGKKLEDGPKFLKSGDAAIVDMVPGKPMCVESFSDYPPLGRFAVRDMRQTVAVGVIKAVDKKAAGAGKVTKSAQKAQKAK